In the genome of Streptomyces sp. 846.5, the window GCCGTGCTGCCCTGCGGCGGCATCGTCGGCAGCCGGCTCGCCGAACTGCTCGCGCCGCAGGGGGTCGAGGTCCTCGCCGTGCCCGTGCTCGGTGAGATCCGGGTCAACATCAGCGTGGTCGAGCCCGACGGCACGGTGACGAAGATCAACGAACCGGGTCCGCTGCTCACCCCGGAGGAACTGGACGCACTGGCCGAGGCCGTGGTCCGGGCCGGCCAGGGAGCCGCCTGGGTCGCCCTCAGCGGCAGCCTGCCCCCCGGGACGCCGGACGACCTCTATGCGCAGCTGATCACCCGGATCCGCAGCGCCGGCGGACCGCTGGTCTCGGTGGACTCCAGCGGTGTGCCGCTGGTCGCCGCCCTCGCCGCCGGTCCCGACCTGATCAAGCCCAACCGCGCCGAGCTCGCGGAGGCTTCGGGGCTGCCGGTCACCACGCTCGGCGAGGCCGTCGCCGCCGCCCGGGCGCTGCGAGACCGCGGCGCCCGTACCGTCCTGGCCAGCCTCGGCGCCGACGGCGCGCTGCTGGTCGACGGATCGGGCGCGGTGCACGGCCGGGCCCATGTCGCCGAGCCCCGCAGCGCGGTGGGCGCGGGCGACGCGCTGCTCGCCGGGTACCTCTCCGCCGGCAGCGGCGGAGCCGAGGCCCTGGCCGAGGCCGTCGCCTGGGGCGCCGCCGCGACCTCGCTGCCCGGCAGCCGGATGCCCGGGCGCGACCACCTGGACCGGGCGAGCGTCCGCCTCGACCCGCACTTCGACCCCACCCACCCGCTCACCGAACGGAACTGACGCCATGTCCGATCTGATCACCCCCGATTTCGTGGATCTCGACCTCAGGGCCGCAGATCGCCATGAGGTGGCCTTCACCCTGGCCTCCCGGCTGGCGTCCGAGGGCCGGGTCACCGACCTCGCCGGCTTCCTCGCCGATGTGCGGGCGCGCGAGGAGCAGATGCCCACCGGCATCGAGGGCGGCATCGGCATCCCCCATGCCCGCTCCGCCCATGTCACCGAACCCTCCCTGGCGTTCGGCCGCAGCGCCGCCGGAATCGACTTCGGCGCCGAGGACGGCCCCGCCGACCTGGTGTTCCTCATCGCCGCCCCGGCGGGCGGGGACACCGACCATCTCACCATCCTGGCCTCGCTGGCCCGCCGCCTGGTGCACGCCTCCTTCCGGCAGGCGCTGCGCGACGCAACCGACCCGCAGACCGTCGTCGATCTCGTCAACAAGGAGGTGCTGGGCAGATGAGACTCGTAGCCGTCACCGCATGCCCCACCGGCATCGCTCACACCTACATGGCCGCCGAGGCCCTGGAGCAGGCGGCCAAGGACGCCGGCCACCAGATCACCGTGGAGACCCAGGGAGCAGCGGGCGCAGTCCCGCTGACGGCGGATCAGATCGCCGCCGCGGACGCCGTTATCTTCGCCGTCGACGTGGAGGTCCGTGGCCGGGACCGGTTCGCGGGCAAGCCGACCGTCGAGGTTCCGGTCAAGAAGGCCATCAGCGGCTCGCCCGAACTGCTGGCCCGCGCCGAGGAGGCGATCCGTCAGGCCGGAACCGCCAACGCTGCGACGGGAGTTGCCTCCGGCAGCGCTGCAGCGCCCGTGAGTGCGCCCGCACCGTCGGACCACGGCTCCTCTGCGGCCCGCTTCGGCACCCACCTGCGCCAGTGGATGATGACCGGCGTCAGCTACATGATCCCGTTCGTCGCCGCGGGCGGCATCCTCATCGCGCTCGCCTTCATGTTCGGCGGCGCCGAGGTCGCCATGAAGGTCAACGGCGGGGTGTTCCAGGGCCACACCTACCCGGGCGTGACCGACCTGTCCAAGCTCATCTCGCAGGCCGGGTTCGCGGGAGTGCTGTTCAAGATCGGCGCCACCGCGTTCTCGATGCTGGTGCCCATCCTGGCCGGCTTCATCGCCTACGCCATGGCGGACCGTCAGGGCCTGGTGCCCGGCATCGTCTCCGGGCTGCTGGCCTCGGCGATCGGCGCCGGCTTCCTCGGCGGCCTGGTCGGCGGTCTGCTGGCCGGCGCCCTGGTGCTCGGACTGACCAGGTTCAAGCCGCCGCGTGCGATCGCCGGCATCATGCCGGTGGTGGTCGTCCCGCTGGTCTCCACCCTGATCATGGGCGTGCTGATGCTGGTGGTCATCGGCGAGCCGATCGCCGCGGCACAGCGCGGGCTCACCAACTGGCTCGGCGGCCTCACCGGCACCAACGCCATCCTGCTGGGCGCGCTGCTGGGGCTGATGATGGCCTTCGACCTCGGCGGCCCGGTCAACAAGGTCGCCTACACCTTCGGTGTCGGCAGCCTCGCCAGCGGCGAGCTGAAGGTCATGGCGGCCGTGATGGCGGCCGGCATGGTGCCGCCGATCGCGATGGCGCTGTCCACCGTGGTGCGGCCGAAGCTGTTCGGCGAGAGCGAGCGCAAGGCCGGTGAGGCGGCCTGGCTGCTCGGCGCCTCGTTCATCACCGAGGGCGCGATCCCCTTCGCCGCGGCCGACCCGCTGCGGGTGCTCCCCTCGCTGATGGTGGGGAGCGCGACAACCGGCGCCCTGTCCATGGCCTTCGGCGCCACCTCGAGGGCCCCGCACGGCGGGCTCTGGGTCATCGGCCTGATCGGCCGACCCGGGCTCTACCTGCTGGCCATCGCCGCCGGTGTGCTGGTCGCAGCGGCCTGCGTCATCGGAGCCAAGCAGATCGGCCGCTCCGACGTCGCCGACGAGGCGACGGACGCCGCGGAGGTCGCGGCCTCCGATGCCAAGCCCGTCGTCAACCACGAGGCGCTGGTCGGCTGAGCCCGGCTCCCGCCCCACCCCGAACCGCCCGGCCCCGCGCGCTCCCCCGGCCCGCGGGGCCGGGCACCGGCCCGGTGCACCCTGCTCCACCACCTGCCCCGTCCAACTCCCCCATCTGCCCCCTTGATCTGTCCCTGGAGGGATTCCCATGCCCCAGCGCTCGGTCGCCGTAGGTTCCAGCAGCGGCCTGCATGCCCGTCCCGCGTCCCTGTTCGTGCAGGCCGCCGCCCGCCAACCGGTCCGGGTCACGGTCGCCCGGCAGGGCGGCGACGCGGTCGACGCCCGCAGCCTGCTCTCGGTGCTCGCACTCGGCGCGCGCCACGGCGACACCGTGGTCCTCTCCGCCGAGGAGGGCCCGCAGGCCGAGGACGCGCTGGAGGAGCTGGCCACGCTGGTCGCGCACGACTTCGACGCGCCGGAGCAGCCGTGACCTCGGTGCTGACCGGCATAGCCGTCGGCACCGGCAGCGCCACCGGGCCGGTGGCGCGAATGGCCCCGATGCCGCCACTGCCCGAACCCCGCACTGTCGTCGACACGGCAGCCGAGGCGGAGGCCGCCCTCGCGGCGCTGCGCGACGTGGTCGCGGACCTGGAGTCGCGCGCGCGGACGGCCGGAGGCGCCGCCGCTGAGGTCCTGGAGGCCCAGGGCATGATGGCGGCGGACCCGGTACTCGCCGAGCGCGTGGAGAAGCTGGTCCATGAGGGCCGTGACGGCGCCCACAGCCTGGACGCCGCCTTCGGCGAGTTCCGCGCCGCGCTGGAAGCGGCGGGCGGGTACTTCGCCGAACGTACCGCGGACCTGGACGACCTGCGCGACCGTGCCGTCGCCCGGCTGCTGGGGCTGCCCATGCCCGGACTGCCCACGCCCGGCCATCCGTTCGTCCTGGTCGCCGAGGACCTCGCGCCCGCCGACACCGCGCTGCTCGACCCGACGCAGGTCCTGGCCCTGGTCACCGGGCGCGGCGGGCCGACCAGCCACACCGCCATCCTGGCCAAGGCTTTGGGCCTGCCGGCCGTGGTCGGCTGCGGCGACACGGCCGCCCTCACCGAAGGACGCCTGGTCCTCGTCGACGCCGCAGCCGGCACGGTCCAGCTCGATCCCGCCCCCGAGGCGGTGGCCTCCGCCGCCGCCCGCGAACAGCAGCGACGCGAACGCGCCGGCCGAGTCCACGGCGCGGGACGCACGGCCGACGGCCACCCGGTCAAACTCCTCGCCAACCTCGGTGCGCTGCAGGAGCTTTCGAGCGCCGGGTCGGCCGACTGCGAGGGCGTGGGCCTGTTCCGCACCGAATTCCTCTACCTGGACCGGGCGGAGGCACCCGGCCTGGCCGAGCAGACGGCCGCCTACCGTCAGGTCTTCGACGCCTTCGCCGGACGCCGGGTCGTGGTCCGCACCCTGGACGCGGGAGCCGACAAACCGCTTCCCTTCGCGAACGCCGACGACGAGCAGAACCCGGCGCTCGGCGTGCGCGGGCTGCGCACAGCAGCCCGCAACCCCGAACTGATCGACACTCAACTCGCCGCTGTCGCAGCCGCGGCAGCGGCGAGCAGCGCGGAGGTGTGGGTGATGGCGCCGATGGTGTCGGTGCCCCGTGAGGCGGCGGACTTCGCAGCACGGGTCCGCGCACACGGGCTGTCGGTCGCCGGAGCCATGGTGGAGGTCCCTGCGGCCGCGCTGCGCGCCGAGGCGATGGCCGACGCCTGCGACTTCCTCAGCATCGGCACCAACGACCTGGCCCAGTACACCTTCGCGGCGGACCGCACCCTCGGCTCCCTCGCCGAGCTGCTCGACCCCTGGCAGCCCGCCCTGCTGGACCTCGTCCGGATGACGGCGCAGGCGGGCGAACGGCGCGGCCGCCCGGTCGGCGTCTGCGGCGAAGCCGCAGCGGACCCACTGCTGGCCCTGGTCCTGGTCGGGCTCGGCGTGACCAGCCTCTCGGCCGCCCCGTCCTGCCTGGGCGAGGTGCGCGCCGCCCTGGCGGAGCGCACGCTGGAGGAGTGCCGGGCCCTGGCCGCCCTGGCCCTCGCCGCCGAGGACGCACAATCGGCTCGCGCGGCGGTGCTGGACCGCGCGGGCTGACGCGGCGGGGCCGTCGCAGTCGGGCGGGGTCAGTCGCCGGGGCGCATGATCAGGCAGCTGCTGGTCGCCGTGGCGCAGACCCTGCCCGCGGCGTCCACCAGCCGGGCCTCGGCCAGCGCGGTACGGCGGCCGAGGTGGACCACGGAGCCCACCGCGGTGATCGCACCGGTGGCGACCGAGACCGGGCGCAGGAACTTCACCGAGAGGTCGAGACTGGTGTAGAAGACGCCGGCGGGGAGCCGGGTGTGCACGGCGCAGCCGCAGGCCGAGTCCAGCAGGGTGGCGAACACCCCGCCGTGCACCGAGCCGATCGGGTTGTAGTGGAACTCCTTGGGCGTGAGCTTGAACTCGACACGGCCCTCGTCGAAGGAGATGCCGTCGAAGTCCAGGGTGTTGAGGATCGGCGGCGGCGGGACCAGGCCCTGCTGCATCGCGGCGAAGAACTCCATCCCGCTGAGACCGGCGGCGATCCCGGCCGTCTCCATCGGATCGGACCAGCTGTACGCACGCTCCCGGACGGTCTGCGGCGTCTTCTCCGTCTGGTCGGTACCGGTCATCATCGTGGCCCCTCGTTCGTCCGCTCGGTGTTCGGGCTGCACAGCCACGCTAGGCCAGCTGAGTTCCTCAATGCAACCCAGCTTGGTAGCATCACACCATGAGCAGCAGCACGGGTTGGGCGGTTCCGGAGTACAGCGCCTTCGACAGCGAGACCTGCTCGATCGCGCGCACGCTGGCGCTGGTCGGCGACCGCTGGACGCTGCTGGTGCTGCGCGACGTGGCGAACGGCGTCGGCCGCTTCGACGACCTGACCTCGCACCTGGGCATCGCCCGCAATGTGCTGTCCAAGCGGCTTGCGGCCCTGGTCGACGCGGAGTTGGTGATCCGCTCCGCCTATCGGACCGAGGGCTCCCGCGAGCGCCACGAGTACCGCCTCAGCCGCGCGGGGCGGGAGCTGATGCCGATCCTGCTCGCCTTCATGGGCTGGGGCGACCGCCACCTCGCCGACCCGCAGGGTCCACCGGCGATCCCCGTCCACGCGGACTGCGGCGCGCCGGTGCGCGTGTCAGTGACCTGCGAGGCCGGCCACGACCTCGGCGACCGCCCACGGCTCCGGGTGCACCCCGGCCCGGGCAGCCGCCGACGGGAAGGCTGACGCGGGACGGTCGGGGTCGGGTGGTGCGGTGGTGCGGTGGTGCCCTGCGTGGTGCGGCCGAGCCCCCGTCCGGCAGAGGGTGCGGGGTGCGCGTTTGCTCCCGATGACTGACCGTCACTTCCATGGGGCGCGATGGTGTGCTGCGGGCCGGGGTGGCTCGCTGCGCTCGCGGCAACCACGAGGAGCGGGGAGGGCGGCGGGCGTGCGTTGCCGGGCCGCGGGCGGTGCCCTTCCGGCCGGGGGGGGTGGTTGGCGAAACGATTCTGCGGCCGGTGGCGTGGGGTTTTCGGGTCACTGGCTATACGTTCGGGTCACTCGTCCGACAGATGCTGTCCGTTATGTCGGATATGCCCGAAATCGAGTGACCCCAAAGTAGGGTCAGTGACCCGAAACCCCGCGCCACCGGCCGCAGGAACGTTTCTGCAACCCCCACGCCCGCACCCGGCAACGCACGCCCCATCACCCCCTCCGCTCCTCGTGGTTGCCGCGAGCGGAGCGAGCCACCCCAGCCCGCAACGAACCGTCGTGCCCCACGGAGGAGTACGGCGAGCCATCGGGAGCGAACACGCACCAGTCCGACGGCTGCTGGAAGGGGGCTCGGCCGCACGACAAACCCCGGACCTGACGGAGCAGTACCGCGAACAGGGAAACCTGGGGCGGGTGGTGCTGGTGTGACGGATGAGGCGATGCCGTCGCCCGAATGGTTCACGCCGGTGGCGCTATCGGGTGACGATCGCAGGCTGGTGAATGGAGGCCGCGTCAGCGCGGGCTCCCGGCCAGGCGGTGGATTCCCCCCAACTGTCAAGCGGGGCAAAGGACTCCGCCGGGCGACAGAACCAGGTGGATCCCTCCTGACGGACCGTCAACCGATCCCGCCCTACAGGCGGCTCCATCCCATCCAGCACCACCCACCCACATCAGGAGGAATCTGTGGCACGCGCCATTTCCGCCAACGCCAACGAAGAACCGTCCGAACTCCACCCCCAGAGCGGTCCCGACGCGACCCAGGCTCCCCGCAACGACGCCGGACGGCTGCTGCGTACCATCGCCCTGCAGCGACCGGTCCCGGAGCTGCTGCAGTTGGTGACACGGGGCCTTTGCCAGCTCCCAAGGTGCACGACCCCCGGAGCGTCGGTCGCGCGCAGCGACAGCGTCACGCGGAGAATGGTCGGGAACGGGAACCGTCTACGGTCGAACGAAGGAGTCCGCCATGGCGACCGCCCTCCGCCTCGCGCAGAACCAGGATGCCGACGCGCTGCTCAGTCGCAGCCCCCTGGCGGCGCTGATCGGCATGCTGCTGGACCAGCAGGTGCCGATGGAGTGGGCGTTCAGCGGCCCGTACACGCTGCTGGAGCGTCTCGGCGGCGACGACCTGGACGCGCACCTGATCGCGGCCTACGACCCGGACGCGTTCGCGGCGCTGTGCGCGCTGAAGCCGGCGGTGCACCGCTATCCCGGTGCGATGGCCAAGCGGATCCAGCAGCTGTGCGCGTTCCTGGACGAGCACTACGACGGTGACGCGACCGCAGTGTGGCGGGACGCCGGCAGCGGGCCGGAGCTGCTCGACCGGTTGGTCGGCCTGCCGGGCTTCGGCAAGCAGAAGGCACAGATCTTCCTTGCCCTGCTCGGCAAGCAGCTCGGCGTCCGGCCCAAGGGCTGGCGCGAGGCGGCTGGGCCCTACGGGGAGAAGGGCAGCTTCCGCTCCGTCGCGGACATCACCGGGCCGGAGTCGCTGGACCAGGTCCGGGCCTTCAAGCAGGCGGCGAAGGCAGCAGCCAAGGCGGCCAAGGCCGCCAAGGCGTAGCGCGCGGCACCTGCGCCCACCGCCGCTCAGTGCAGGGCCACTCGGCCCGCCTCGCGGTGGACGCGGTCCAGGAGGGCGGCGTAGGAGGCGACCATGCGGGTGCGACTGAAGCGCTCGCGGCTGTTGGCCAGGAACGGGGCGAGCTCCGTGCGGCGGGCCGCCGCCTCGGACCAGGCGGCGGCGATCGCCTCGGGGTCGGGCTGGGTGACGAAGCCGTGCCCGGCCACGATCGACACGCAGTCGCCCACGTCGGTGGCGACCGGGACGGCGCCGCACATCATGCCCTCGATCAGGCACAGCGGGGCGGCCTCCCCGTTGGACGAGGTGAGCGACACCACGTCGGCGGCCGCGTAGACGGCCTCCATGTCCAGGCGCACGCCGAGCAGCGACAGCCGTCCGGCCAGCCGGGGCCGGTCCGCGAAGGCCGCCGCGATGTCGGCGAGCAGCCCCGGGTTCTCGGCGGTCATCCCGGCCCCGCAGAGCAGCAGTCGTGCGCGGGGCTCGCGCCGCAGGTAGGCGCGGGCGGCCCGGAGGAACAGCGGCACGTTCTTCATCTCGGCGTAGCGGGCGGCAAAGACGATCACCGGGGCGGTCGGCGGGATCCGCAGCGACGCCCGCAGCAGTACCCGGCGGACCGGGTCCGGCCGGAACCGCAGCAGGTCCACCCCGTTGGGGATGACGTGCATCAGCCCGGCCGGGACGCCGGCCGCCACATAGGCGTCCCGGGTGGACTCCGCGCAGCAGACGCAGGCGGCGACCCGGCCTGCGGCGACGGCGGCCCGCAGGTCGTCCAGGGCCGGTCCCTGGTTCTCCGGGTCGGAGCGGTGCAGGCAGACCACCACCGGGCGGTGCGCGGGGACGGCCTGGTTGAGCAGGCCGAGGGGCTGCTCCTTCAGCGAGAGCACGACGTCGGCCTCGGCGGCCAGACGGGCGGTGGCGGCCAGCTCCGCCGTGCTGAACTGCGGACCTGCTGTGGACTGCGGACCTGCTGTGGACTGCAGCCCGCCGCCCGGGTCCGCGTGCCGGTCCAGCGAGGTGACCGGCACGCCGGCGGCGGTCAGCCTGGCGTAGCAGGCGTCGTCCTCCATCCGCTGGCGGGTCGCCTCGCGGTGCATCTCGCCGTGGATGCTCAGCACGCTGTGGCGCTGGCCGCCGCCCTCGTGCAGTCCGATCACGGCGTCGGTGTGCAGCATCCGGGCCCCGCCGGAGAAGAACCCCTCGTAGACCGACAGCACACGCAGTCTGTCCTTCTCCTGCACCCCGTCACCGCCGTTCTGTACGCAACCGGTCCGCGAAAATCACGGGCCAGCCGCCATCAGGACTCATCGAGCTTGCCGGTCTGTGACGAACGTGTTGCCGACATATAAAAGGTCGGTGAGCGGACTCCGTTCTTGATTGATCAATCGTCAGTTCAGGTGTCGGTCACGCAACTGGAGGGCGAACCGGCCGGTAAATCCGGCGATCCGGTCGGCCACCTCCGACGTCGCGAGTCCGGCGAAGGCGCCCCAGGTGCGGACCCAGTACTCCAGGGTGACCAGGGTGGTGATCACGGCCTGGACGGTGGTGGAGGGCTGCGACTCCAGGCGTCCCCAGCCGCCGCTGCCCGGGACGGGGCCGCCGTTGGCTGCGGCGGCCCAGGTGCGGCTGTGCGCGGCGGCGGACAGGACTGTGTAGACCCCCAGGCTGGCGTTGGCGGGCAGGAGCTTCCCGATGGTCCGGGTGAGGTTCACCCCGGTCTCGTCCAGGGTGGTGCGTTCGAGCCGGAGCGCCAGCGGATGGCCGCGGCGGTCCTCCAGCAGGCTGATACCGGCCCGGTCGAAGGTCTCGACCATCTCCCGTCGGCGCGCCAGCGCACCGGTCGCGTCCTGCGGCGAGACCGCGGTGGTCAGATCCACCTCATAGGCCGCCTCGGTGGCCCAGAGCCCGGCGGCGCGGGCCAGTCGGACGGTCAGCGGCTCGGAACTGTCCTGCAGGTGGAACGCCAGCGCCGCGGCCTCCAGGACGGCCCTGGTGAGCGTCACCGGGGGGAAGGCCGGCGGCTGCCGGGTCAACAGCCCGGCCAGCGCCTCGACATGGCCGCGGGCGTCCTCCCAGGCGAAGTTGGTGCGGACGGTGCCGGTGCGGTAGACACGGGTGCGGGCGTCGGCGACCGCGGTCGGCATCCGCCGGATCTCGTCGAGGTCCACCTGGAAGGCCGACTGGTCACCGCTCGCCCGGTGCAGCACCGCATCTGCCGTCTCCAGCGCCGCGAGCAGCGCGGCCCGGGCGTCGGCGAGCAACTCTTCCGACCACGCCAGATTCGGGACAGAGGACTTCGGTTGCGGAGAAGTTGTGTCCATGCCACAGCACGCTAGGGCGTCCCACCTGGTCTTGCAGCCCTTTCCGCGCAACCCGGCACACCGCAGTCCCGACACCCGGGTCGTCTGGACATGTCACGAAGCGTCCACTCGACTGTCACAGCCGTGTCCGGGTGTCCCGTACCTGGCAACTGCGCTGGTGGCGGCCGGTGTCCAGCAGGACAGAAGGACGGACAGACGGAAGAGCCTGCTCGCCACGGGCAGGCACCGGTTCAGGAGGAGACACGATGCGCGTTCGGAAGATCTCGGCAGTCGCCCTTGTCAGTGTGGCCGCCGGCCTCGCGCTCACGGCCTGTGCCGGCACGGGCAGCACGGGCAGCGGGAGCGCCGCCGCCGGAGCTCCGAGCGCCGGCGCTTCCGCGGGCACCCCGACGGCGAGCCCCACCTCCGCGGGCAGCTCCTCCGGCGGCCAGGCCGCGACGGACCCGAGCGCCTCCGCCACCGCCGCGGCGGGAGCACCCGTCGCCGCTACCGCACCCGCCGTCTGCCGGACCGCGCAGCTGTCCTTCTCCGCCTCGGGCGGAATGGCGGAGGGCGAGGTGCTGATCAATCTCACCAACACCGGTTCCGCCAGCTGCACCATGCACGGCTTCCCCGGCGTGGACCTCAAGGGCGCGGACGGCACGATCAGCGCGGCGCGCAGCAGCGTGGCCGTGCCCACCGTCGTCCTGCGGCCCGGCCAGGCCACCCGCTTCACCCTGCACTACCCGCCGAACAACACCGGCGGCAGCGGCGTCACCTTCCACAGCCTGGTGGTCACGCCGCCCAACGAGACCCACTCCCACACCATGTCACTGAGCATCAACATCCCCGTCGGCAGCAAGCCCGGCTCCGCCGTCACCGTCGACCCGGTCGGGGCGGGGAAGTAGTCCCTGCACGCTGCGCCGCCGACCGGACGGTCGGCGGCGCAGCGCTGTCGATCACTTCATGAACTGAAGACATCCGAACCGCCTTGGCCCACCTGCTTACAGACCATTGACGGTGCACACCCCAGCTGCTTGACTTCCCTCCTGAGAGCGCTCTCTTGTTGCTCAGGCAACACCCGCACCATCCTCCCCATCCACCACGCCAGGGAGAGCCATGTCCGCCAGACCCAACCGCCGTACCGTGCTGCGCAGTGCGGCCGTAGCCGCCGCTATCCCACTGGTCGGCAACCTCGCCACCGAGGCGGCCTTCGCCGCGTCACCCGCCCGCGGAGCCGACGACCTGGGCGCCAACGTCCTCGTCTTCGACCCGTCCATGGGCGATGCGGCGATCCAGGCCCAGGTCGACGCTGTGTTCAACACTCAGCAGTCCAACCAGTTCGGCACCGAGCGGTACGCCCTGGCCTTCAAGCCGGGCACCTACAACGTCGACATCAACGTCGGCTTCTACACCCATGTGCTCGGGCTGGGCGACAGCCCCGACGATGTGGTGATCAACGGTCATGTCACGGTCGACGCCCAGTGGTTGGGCGGCAACGGCACCCAGAACTTCTGGCGCGCCGCCGAGAACCTGTGCATCGTCCCGCCGGACGGCCTGGAGCGCTGGGCGGTCGCCCAGGCGGGCCCGATGCGCCGCGCCCACATCAAGGGCAACATGACGCTGTGGCCGAGCCCGCCCGGAAACCGCTGGTCCAGCGGCGGGTTCCTCGCCGACAGTGTGGTGGATGGCCAGGTCGACTCCGGTTCGCAGCAGCAGTGGCTGTCCCGCAACGACACCTTCGGCAGCTGGACCGGCTCCAACTGGAACATGGTCTTCGTCGGCACCCAGGGCG includes:
- a CDS encoding HPr family phosphocarrier protein; this encodes MPQRSVAVGSSSGLHARPASLFVQAAARQPVRVTVARQGGDAVDARSLLSVLALGARHGDTVVLSAEEGPQAEDALEELATLVAHDFDAPEQP
- a CDS encoding DUF4232 domain-containing protein; its protein translation is MRVRKISAVALVSVAAGLALTACAGTGSTGSGSAAAGAPSAGASAGTPTASPTSAGSSSGGQAATDPSASATAAAGAPVAATAPAVCRTAQLSFSASGGMAEGEVLINLTNTGSASCTMHGFPGVDLKGADGTISAARSSVAVPTVVLRPGQATRFTLHYPPNNTGGSGVTFHSLVVTPPNETHSHTMSLSINIPVGSKPGSAVTVDPVGAGK
- a CDS encoding HhH-GPD-type base excision DNA repair protein; this encodes MATALRLAQNQDADALLSRSPLAALIGMLLDQQVPMEWAFSGPYTLLERLGGDDLDAHLIAAYDPDAFAALCALKPAVHRYPGAMAKRIQQLCAFLDEHYDGDATAVWRDAGSGPELLDRLVGLPGFGKQKAQIFLALLGKQLGVRPKGWREAAGPYGEKGSFRSVADITGPESLDQVRAFKQAAKAAAKAAKAAKA
- a CDS encoding helix-turn-helix domain-containing protein, which produces MSSSTGWAVPEYSAFDSETCSIARTLALVGDRWTLLVLRDVANGVGRFDDLTSHLGIARNVLSKRLAALVDAELVIRSAYRTEGSRERHEYRLSRAGRELMPILLAFMGWGDRHLADPQGPPAIPVHADCGAPVRVSVTCEAGHDLGDRPRLRVHPGPGSRRREG
- the pfkB gene encoding 1-phosphofructokinase, yielding MIVTLTPNPSLDRTLEVPELHRGAVLRATARHTDPGGKGVNVSRALAANGRKTVAVLPCGGIVGSRLAELLAPQGVEVLAVPVLGEIRVNISVVEPDGTVTKINEPGPLLTPEELDALAEAVVRAGQGAAWVALSGSLPPGTPDDLYAQLITRIRSAGGPLVSVDSSGVPLVAALAAGPDLIKPNRAELAEASGLPVTTLGEAVAAARALRDRGARTVLASLGADGALLVDGSGAVHGRAHVAEPRSAVGAGDALLAGYLSAGSGGAEALAEAVAWGAAATSLPGSRMPGRDHLDRASVRLDPHFDPTHPLTERN
- the ptsP gene encoding phosphoenolpyruvate--protein phosphotransferase, whose amino-acid sequence is MTSVLTGIAVGTGSATGPVARMAPMPPLPEPRTVVDTAAEAEAALAALRDVVADLESRARTAGGAAAEVLEAQGMMAADPVLAERVEKLVHEGRDGAHSLDAAFGEFRAALEAAGGYFAERTADLDDLRDRAVARLLGLPMPGLPTPGHPFVLVAEDLAPADTALLDPTQVLALVTGRGGPTSHTAILAKALGLPAVVGCGDTAALTEGRLVLVDAAAGTVQLDPAPEAVASAAAREQQRRERAGRVHGAGRTADGHPVKLLANLGALQELSSAGSADCEGVGLFRTEFLYLDRAEAPGLAEQTAAYRQVFDAFAGRRVVVRTLDAGADKPLPFANADDEQNPALGVRGLRTAARNPELIDTQLAAVAAAAAASSAEVWVMAPMVSVPREAADFAARVRAHGLSVAGAMVEVPAAALRAEAMADACDFLSIGTNDLAQYTFAADRTLGSLAELLDPWQPALLDLVRMTAQAGERRGRPVGVCGEAAADPLLALVLVGLGVTSLSAAPSCLGEVRAALAERTLEECRALAALALAAEDAQSARAAVLDRAG
- a CDS encoding glycosyltransferase; amino-acid sequence: MLSVYEGFFSGGARMLHTDAVIGLHEGGGQRHSVLSIHGEMHREATRQRMEDDACYARLTAAGVPVTSLDRHADPGGGLQSTAGPQSTAGPQFSTAELAATARLAAEADVVLSLKEQPLGLLNQAVPAHRPVVVCLHRSDPENQGPALDDLRAAVAAGRVAACVCCAESTRDAYVAAGVPAGLMHVIPNGVDLLRFRPDPVRRVLLRASLRIPPTAPVIVFAARYAEMKNVPLFLRAARAYLRREPRARLLLCGAGMTAENPGLLADIAAAFADRPRLAGRLSLLGVRLDMEAVYAAADVVSLTSSNGEAAPLCLIEGMMCGAVPVATDVGDCVSIVAGHGFVTQPDPEAIAAAWSEAAARRTELAPFLANSRERFSRTRMVASYAALLDRVHREAGRVALH
- a CDS encoding PaaI family thioesterase gives rise to the protein MMTGTDQTEKTPQTVRERAYSWSDPMETAGIAAGLSGMEFFAAMQQGLVPPPPILNTLDFDGISFDEGRVEFKLTPKEFHYNPIGSVHGGVFATLLDSACGCAVHTRLPAGVFYTSLDLSVKFLRPVSVATGAITAVGSVVHLGRRTALAEARLVDAAGRVCATATSSCLIMRPGD